A single Callithrix jacchus isolate 240 chromosome 4, calJac240_pri, whole genome shotgun sequence DNA region contains:
- the LOC144582222 gene encoding uncharacterized protein LOC144582222 isoform X2: MGPSHPRSRAEPRAHSERVLDVSGVVVFIICLVPKASTEGHGPALAGNWSGGSRAWRGAGLGRVRGGAGEGREVRSRLRPRRRCARDWGSRNRGRGRRRRTARARVRNKVTPKTSPTPPGVPARATSRGARRAACDRLHGAPRPTRGFRQEATW, translated from the exons ATGGGCCCATCGCATCCGCGGTCGCGGGCAGAGCCCCGAGCTCACAGTGAGCGCGTGCTGGATGTCTCTGGAgttgttgttttcattatttgTCTTGTTCCAAAAGCAAGCACCGAGGGACACGGTCCGGCACTAGCCGGGAACTGGAGTGGGGGGTCCCGGGCCTGGCGCGGGGCGGGGCTGGGGCGTGTCCGGggcggggctggggaggggcgGGAGGTGCGGTCGCGGCTCCGGCCTCGCAGGCGCTGCGCGCGGGACTGGGGCAGCCGTAACCGTGGCCGCGGTCGCCGCAGGCGCACAGCGCGCGCCCGAGTACGGAACAAAGTGACCCCCAAAACTTCTCCAACTCCGCCAGGCGTCCCCGCGAGGGCCACGAGCCGAGGGGCGCGGAGGGCGGCGTGCGACAGGCTCCACGGAGCCCCGCGCCCGACCCGAG GATTCAGGCAAGAGGCCACTTGGTGA
- the LOC144582222 gene encoding uncharacterized protein LOC144582222 isoform X1 — MGPSHPRSRAEPRAHSERVLDVSGVVVFIICLVPKASTEGHGPALAGNWSGGSRAWRGAGLGRVRGGAGEGREVRSRLRPRRRCARDWGSRNRGRGRRRRTARARVRNKVTPKTSPTPPGVPARATSRGARRAACDRLHGAPRPTRGEARTPDRKA, encoded by the exons ATGGGCCCATCGCATCCGCGGTCGCGGGCAGAGCCCCGAGCTCACAGTGAGCGCGTGCTGGATGTCTCTGGAgttgttgttttcattatttgTCTTGTTCCAAAAGCAAGCACCGAGGGACACGGTCCGGCACTAGCCGGGAACTGGAGTGGGGGGTCCCGGGCCTGGCGCGGGGCGGGGCTGGGGCGTGTCCGGggcggggctggggaggggcgGGAGGTGCGGTCGCGGCTCCGGCCTCGCAGGCGCTGCGCGCGGGACTGGGGCAGCCGTAACCGTGGCCGCGGTCGCCGCAGGCGCACAGCGCGCGCCCGAGTACGGAACAAAGTGACCCCCAAAACTTCTCCAACTCCGCCAGGCGTCCCCGCGAGGGCCACGAGCCGAGGGGCGCGGAGGGCGGCGTGCGACAGGCTCCACGGAGCCCCGCGCCCGACCCGAG gagAAGCTAGAACTCCTGACAGAAAGGCATAA
- the LOC144582222 gene encoding uncharacterized protein LOC144582222 isoform X3 codes for MGPSHPRSRAEPRAHSERVLDVSGVVVFIICLVPKASTEGHGPALAGNWSGGSRAWRGAGLGRVRGGAGEGREVRSRLRPRRRCARDWGSRNRGRGRRRRTARARVRNKVTPKTSPTPPGVPARATSRGARRAACDRLHGAPRPTRGKNL; via the exons ATGGGCCCATCGCATCCGCGGTCGCGGGCAGAGCCCCGAGCTCACAGTGAGCGCGTGCTGGATGTCTCTGGAgttgttgttttcattatttgTCTTGTTCCAAAAGCAAGCACCGAGGGACACGGTCCGGCACTAGCCGGGAACTGGAGTGGGGGGTCCCGGGCCTGGCGCGGGGCGGGGCTGGGGCGTGTCCGGggcggggctggggaggggcgGGAGGTGCGGTCGCGGCTCCGGCCTCGCAGGCGCTGCGCGCGGGACTGGGGCAGCCGTAACCGTGGCCGCGGTCGCCGCAGGCGCACAGCGCGCGCCCGAGTACGGAACAAAGTGACCCCCAAAACTTCTCCAACTCCGCCAGGCGTCCCCGCGAGGGCCACGAGCCGAGGGGCGCGGAGGGCGGCGTGCGACAGGCTCCACGGAGCCCCGCGCCCGACCCGAG GGAAGAATCTGTGA